A section of the Anaerolineales bacterium genome encodes:
- a CDS encoding insulinase family protein: MRTAAKNQVLRTRLQNGLKVRLKEIHTAPLVSCWVWYRVGSKDERPGQTGASHWVEHMQFKGTRRHSGAELERVISRDGGFWNAFTWLDWTAYFETMPADRIDLALRLEADRMRTSLFDPKEVEAERTVIMSERQGNENEPTFRLAEEIQSAAFRVHPYHHEVIGDMADLESMTRDDLYHHYRNFYRPNNAVLVVAGDFQRRPMLERVRRLFGSIPPRQVERMAPRPEPEQHGERRLTLEGPGKTAYLEVAYHAPRGADAAFFPLAVLDSALAGASSLNLFGGGLSNKTSRLYRALVERGLAASVSGDLATTIDPYLYSFRITVRPEHSPEKVLAAFDQEIDRLLEAPIASAEIEKAGKQARALFAFGSESITNQAFWQGYSEMFADHIWFEDYLARIQAVTVEQVVTVAQQVLRQANRVVGVYLPSGEGADAS; the protein is encoded by the coding sequence GTGAGAACAGCCGCCAAGAACCAGGTCCTGCGCACCCGCCTGCAGAACGGCCTGAAAGTCCGTCTCAAGGAGATCCACACCGCCCCGCTGGTCTCGTGTTGGGTGTGGTACCGCGTCGGCTCGAAGGACGAGCGCCCCGGCCAGACCGGGGCGTCGCATTGGGTCGAGCACATGCAGTTCAAGGGGACGCGCCGCCATTCGGGTGCTGAACTCGAGCGGGTGATCTCGCGCGACGGCGGGTTCTGGAACGCCTTCACTTGGTTGGATTGGACCGCCTATTTCGAGACCATGCCGGCCGACCGCATCGACCTCGCCTTGCGGCTGGAGGCCGATCGAATGCGCACCAGCCTGTTCGACCCCAAGGAGGTCGAGGCGGAGCGGACGGTGATCATGTCCGAGCGCCAGGGGAACGAGAATGAACCCACCTTCCGCCTGGCCGAGGAAATCCAGTCGGCCGCCTTCCGGGTGCATCCGTACCACCACGAGGTCATCGGCGACATGGCCGATCTGGAGTCGATGACCCGCGACGACCTGTACCACCACTACCGCAACTTCTACCGCCCGAACAACGCTGTGCTTGTGGTTGCCGGCGACTTCCAGCGCCGGCCGATGCTCGAGCGGGTGCGCAGGCTGTTCGGATCGATCCCGCCCCGCCAGGTCGAGCGGATGGCCCCCCGCCCGGAACCGGAGCAACACGGGGAACGCCGCCTGACGCTGGAAGGGCCTGGGAAGACCGCCTACCTAGAGGTTGCCTATCATGCGCCGCGCGGCGCAGACGCGGCTTTCTTCCCGCTGGCGGTGCTGGACAGCGCCCTGGCTGGCGCCTCCAGCCTGAACCTGTTTGGGGGCGGCCTCTCGAACAAGACCTCGCGACTGTATCGAGCGCTGGTCGAGCGCGGCCTGGCGGCCTCGGTCAGCGGCGACCTGGCTACGACCATCGATCCATACCTGTACTCGTTTCGCATTACGGTCCGCCCTGAGCACAGCCCGGAGAAGGTGCTGGCCGCCTTCGACCAGGAAATCGACCGCCTGCTGGAGGCACCGATCGCCTCCGCCGAGATCGAGAAGGCTGGCAAGCAGGCTCGGGCGCTGTTTGCCTTTGGCAGCGAGAGCATCACCAACCAGGCCTTCTGGCAGGGCTACAGCGAGATGTTCGCCGACCACATCTGGTTTGAGGACTACCTGGCGCGGATCCAGGCCGTTACGGTCGAACAGGTCGTAACGGTAGCCCAGCAGGTGCTGCGGCAAGCGAACCGGGTCGTCGGGGTGTATCTCCCGAGCGGGGAGGGCGCCGATGCCTCGTAG
- a CDS encoding UDP-glucose/GDP-mannose dehydrogenase family protein, whose product MKRICVIGVGYVGLVTSACFGDLGNRVTALDIDEERIDGLKKGLMPIYEPGLEELVARNAGSGRLLFTTSYPEAIQGADFVFIAVGTPEGVDGEADLKHVRAVAEAVARHMSGPLVVVNKSTVPVGTGDWVADIIRAHQPTPIPFSVVSCPEFLREGSAISDFMNPARTVLGSLDREAAEKVAQLHLPLRAPIVITDLRTAEMIKYASNAFLATKISFINEIANICEALGADVKEVASGMGYDPRIGRHFLDAGLGYGGSCFPKDVKALAYMAAEKGRHPQLLQAVMDINADSRRQVVRKVADLLGDLQGKVIGLLGLTFKPNTDDLREAPALELAQRLLMDGATVRAYDPVGMPRASGLLPTVQMASDPYEMARGADALVVCTEWNEFKNLDLERVRDSMRQPVVVDGRNIYDPELMRSLGFRYLGSGRGIAADGKAVAAGGQG is encoded by the coding sequence GTGAAGAGGATCTGCGTCATCGGCGTCGGCTATGTGGGTCTGGTCACCAGCGCCTGCTTCGGCGATCTGGGGAACCGGGTCACGGCGCTGGATATCGACGAGGAGCGGATCGATGGGCTGAAGAAAGGCCTGATGCCGATCTACGAGCCCGGGCTGGAGGAGTTGGTTGCCCGCAACGCCGGATCCGGCCGGCTGCTGTTCACCACCTCCTACCCGGAGGCCATCCAGGGCGCCGACTTCGTCTTCATCGCCGTCGGCACACCCGAAGGTGTCGATGGCGAAGCCGACCTCAAGCACGTGCGGGCGGTGGCAGAGGCTGTCGCCCGCCACATGAGCGGCCCGCTGGTTGTGGTCAACAAGTCCACCGTGCCGGTAGGAACAGGCGACTGGGTGGCGGACATCATCCGGGCCCACCAGCCGACGCCGATCCCGTTCTCAGTGGTCTCCTGCCCGGAGTTCTTGCGCGAGGGATCGGCGATCTCGGACTTCATGAACCCGGCCCGCACAGTGCTGGGATCGCTCGACCGCGAGGCCGCCGAGAAGGTCGCCCAGTTGCACCTGCCGCTACGGGCGCCGATTGTGATCACCGATCTGCGGACCGCTGAGATGATCAAGTACGCCTCGAATGCCTTCCTGGCGACCAAGATCTCATTCATCAACGAGATCGCCAACATCTGTGAGGCGCTGGGGGCAGACGTCAAGGAAGTGGCCTCCGGCATGGGCTATGATCCGCGCATTGGGCGTCACTTCCTGGACGCCGGGCTCGGATACGGAGGCTCGTGCTTTCCGAAGGATGTCAAGGCGCTGGCCTACATGGCCGCCGAGAAGGGGCGGCATCCGCAGCTGCTGCAGGCAGTGATGGACATCAACGCCGACAGTCGGCGCCAGGTGGTGCGCAAGGTCGCCGATCTGCTGGGGGACCTGCAGGGCAAGGTCATCGGACTGCTCGGCCTGACGTTCAAGCCGAACACGGATGACCTGCGCGAGGCCCCGGCGCTCGAGCTCGCCCAGCGGCTGCTCATGGATGGCGCCACGGTTCGAGCCTATGATCCCGTCGGGATGCCGCGCGCCAGTGGGCTGCTGCCGACGGTGCAGATGGCCAGCGACCCATACGAGATGGCGCGCGGCGCCGATGCGCTGGTTGTGTGCACCGAGTGGAACGAGTTCAAGAACCTCGACCTCGAGCGTGTGCGCGACAGCATGCGGCAGCCGGTCGTGGTCGACGGGCGCAACATCTATGACCCTGAACTGATGCGTTCCTTGGGATTCCGCTACCTGGGATCCGGCCGAGGCATCGCGGCCGACGGCAAGGCCGTAGCGGCGGGTGGCCAGGGGTGA